In the genome of Brachypodium distachyon strain Bd21 chromosome 3, Brachypodium_distachyon_v3.0, whole genome shotgun sequence, the window ctcatatagGATTAAAAGTAAATGGGTGTGAGCCAttattggccgggtgcagaagccaagagaaaaatgaggtgtattgtggaacaaatgagaaaaaaatatatgaggtgctttgtggaatggagggagtagttgaacAATCTGTGTTTTATTCTACTGATTTTGTTGTACTGAATTGTAATCAGGCTGATAGAGCTACATCATTGGTTTCAAAATTTCCGTTCAGAGCAGAAACATGGAGCTGTTGTAGTTTGATGATTTCTACCCATGTACAGgttaaatataaaaaatagaCAAATTAGAAATCTATCGACTAAGACTATCAGCTGGAAAGAATGTGAATATGCTCATTAATCTATACACCAAATCTTGATTACTACAACAATGTCAGTAAAGTTGTTCCCTTCTATTAGTCCGACAGTCATaacatgattatacacaattATGCATGTTCACAAgattagaaataaatatttgttGCTTTCCAAATTCAATAAGCTTCCAATTGCACATGTAAACTATGCATTAGATTATCAACAGAACACCAACGACACATAACATGAATTAACTATATAACTGCAACATAGCACACCAACAGGGAGAATGTTGGGCAGAATACAACGTCTGAAACAATAATTAGCACCTGTTGAAAAAAAAGCAGAGTGGCAAGGCACATTATTGGCAAAAAAAAGCAGCAGCATGTTACTTTGCTGCATCATATTGTGATCAAATTAAATATGACAAATAGTAGAATCATATGCTTACCACTTCATATAGTTGGTGCACACAATGATGGTGGGAAACTAGCATATAGTTCACCGGGCAAGAAGACTTTGCTAAGCCCAGCAAACAACTCGACCTGCAAGGTCTTAATGTCCAACGAAAAATATCCAATATTTAGCTTCTCTTGTGAAGATGTTTTGTACAGCGCTTCAATAACCAGGTATCCCCCAGCTACACGCATCAGATACCAACGCTTTATCGGCAAGGGGATGACCTTCTCCGACTGCCATTGGTTATTTCTCCGAATGGAATACGTGAGCCAATATGAGTCATCTTCAATGTCATCATGATAGCGTACACTGAGCATCCCAAGCATTCCTTCTACTGCCTCAACAATGACAAAACCGCTACTTCGTTGTTCAGGTGGGAGATTAACCTGAGAGAACTCCATCATGCGCACATCAAGCACAAGCAGCTCGTTCAGTAAATGCAAATGCCAACAAAAGCACCCGTGGACGTGTTGACGATCTGACAACGCAGGCTCAGATGGTAAAACTGAACCTAATGCCTCAGCATTCAGTCGGTCAAAGGTAAGAGCATTCCAGTGTCCTCCCGCGGAGAACACAAGGAGGACCAGTTCCATTATGCATTGCGCCAAGCACATCACTCTGAATGACAAGGGGTCATCCTCATTCTCACCGGGAGCAAGGAAAGTCTCCAGATGTAGGAGGTCTGGTTTACGGATTAACGCGGCTAGGTCGGCGGGGACGGCAGGCAGCAGCACGTAGCGGCGGTGCACAGGGTCACACACAGCCAGGTCCCTGACCAAAAATTCGCGGTACTGGGAATCGCACACATCAGGACCCACGACGATCTTGATGCTGCTTTTTCCTTCGACcgggccgccggcgaggaggacgcgtCCTTCAAAGAAGTCGAGCCGACGCCAgctgcggccggcggtggaggggaggaaggaggagcaggagaagcTGAAGTCGGCgaaggcgcgggcggcggccgcggagggATGGGGCGGCTGCGCTGCTATGAAGGACTTTCCTATGACGCCGACGAGAGGCGGTGGGTGGAGGGCGCGGTAGCAGCGGAGGAACTTGTGGTCGGCGATGACGCGGCGGAAGGCGGCCCAGGCTGTGGAGGCGCGCGCGAGGTCGGCGGCCGTGGGGAGACGGAGGAAGATGTCCTGGAGGAGCTCGTACGGGACTTGAAGGaacggcggctccggcggtggTCCTGGGTgggaggtcggcggcgccgccatcggGGTGGGGTTAGCTGAACGGTGGAAGTTTCGCGAGGGGATCGATTGCCCGGCTGGGTTACGGGAAtgctctgttttcttttcagtCTTAATCAGGTTTTGATTCAATTGTTTGGATCCAGATGGTAAAGTAAAAATATATCACTCGCTCTTAACTCACAAAGTGCACATTTAACCCCATAAAATTCATCCTAGTGCTACGATTGAGTCTAAAAAGATTCCGGAACGATAAAAACCGCATGAAGACCAACAGGGGTAGGTTGCGTGTGTACATTTATACGGATGACTGCGCACACGTACGTATTGTAAGCGTCTGTGTTTGTAATGAGTTTCGAAAATAAAACGACAAAAGATGTACCATGTTggacaaagaaaaatagacCTCACGAAGAAAAATCAAATGAGCCTAGGGAGTAGGGACAATTGATATCAATTGAGTTGTAAAAATAAATGAGCCTCAAGatttaacaaaacaaatataaaAGGAATAAAAAAACCAGCCAGCCAGACGGGGTTTTCATAGAGCTCGGTTTAAAACTATGTTGAGGATGGGTTTGGTCAGTGGATAGCCATGGATGGAATAGTGATAGCCATTCAAGATAGCATGCGGTTGTTGGTTGGACAAAAGCATTTGACATATTCCAACTAGATGTTGGTTGGTGAGATCCGCATAAATCGTCTTGATTTGCTCATCCAGATGAGTTGCCTACATTTCCGATCTGTTTTCCATCCTCTCAATCCCAATTCTCTCTCTACTATCTCCCTCCATCATCGAtgctccccttcctctcccgcGCTGGGCGAGGAGGTGGTAGCCGCCGACTCGCAACactctctccccccccccccctatcTCATGTGGTGCCGGCTCTCCCTTCCTttttgaaagggcatttctctcctaagtaGTTTTGGTGGTTATGACAACGTGTTTTGTTATCTTATCTTGTGCTAAGTATTTTAGGTTCTATAAAGAACTCGACACAAGATGAATTGTGGACccctaaaaaggaaaaaagcgtagcggtgtttagcggctttttcggttgttttgagtcgtaggacatccgtactattaagaggggatccacaaggtaaggtaacgggtgaatcaatttcacgtacacatctacaccaaattgcacccactaaaaagcctacccaaaaaggtgtgagTCGAAAACTGTTTTCAGAAGGTGTTTCTGGCATTTCAGGATTCCAGGCAGCAGAAGTTCCGGGTGAATTTCCGCCCGAATCTCCGGGTGCTCTTTGTTAGTCCCGGAGGAATTTGCGGAACTTCCGATGAATatccggaacttccggtcagccAGAAGTTCCGGCCTACCCTGACTTGTGCCTAACGGTTCGTTTTTTGGAAACCCACTTATATACCCCTTTATCCCCAACGAGCCAAATTACCAAGCAAGTAGACAAAAACACCCCAACTCATCtcaagaacacctcaagcttaaatcttcaagatctccctccctagtcactcataactcttgattctttgaggattggaggagaagatcttgctctagggtttcaccaagtcaaaaagttgatgccccttgttttttctatggatttcgtttctcttgggttgttgggaaccctagacggaagcggtcacctcgagctctcccttgAATTGGAAGCCTCCtattgagttgtggagtttgccccggtcaagtttgtaagggttcggcgatcgccctcaaggaagccattagtggaactcatctcacctttgtggtgttgtgagagctcatcccacctttgtggtgtggtgagttggagaatagagtgagccttcgtgcCGTCTCTACCTTtatggtagagcactcctccaaacagagacgtacaccgatcccaataggcggaactccggtgaaatcttcgtctccacgtgtggtatcatttcccctttacattcttgttatttattgttgcttcggctattgcatttcattctagtgttgcattcactttaaaaaatctaaaaaacTCTAaaattaagtgtttgtatgtttaaaaaaagaaaaaaaaaggtaaaatttgttagtgtCTTGTTCACCCCCCAGTCGACCAGATCTTTCACTTGTCTCTTTTGGTGGCGGCGTCCTGTCCGTGCTCTGTCCGGTCGAACGATGCATGCGTTAGCACCTGTATCGCTTCTCGTCTGCGCAGACGGCACAACAGGACATGTCTGGCCAGAGACCACCTCTATGTTGTCAATCTTGTATCAgatcttcaaaaaaaatctcattttatttttaaaataatcATAAAAGGATAATAGAAGTTGGTCTCACCATATCCATCTATCATCCGTCTAACCAAACAAGAATTAGCATGACTCATTCAAAAAAGCTAACCAAACACTGAAAATAGATACCTCTATCCAAGCCATCTATCTCTATCCCTATCCATCTTCGCTCGACGGCGAACCAATGGCACCGTAACTTAGTTGGTCATTGAATCGATCCCATAGGTTGATTGGACTATCCAACGCAGTGAGCAGACTTGGAACACCCGCAACCCGACCGGGCAATGAGTCAATCATTACTATCTCAAATTTTGTGATTGAGATTTCACAAAAATTATCACAATTGTAGCTGAAGATAAATTTTGTCCAACACGAATTACATAAGTTAATTACTACTAGATTCTcattcaaaaaaaagagagaggtaAAATAGTGGACTCTAGGGTAGAGCAATTTCATGACCTATCGTAGGCTGAGCTCAAACTGTAGttaaaccaaaaaaaaatctaccaagAGGATAAAACTTTGAGGCCCACCCACTCATACATGAATCTGCTAGCAGCTAGACTGTAGAGGGAGAAGCCACATGGCAGGCCGAACGCCACGCTCTCCAAAGAACCCTCGGGAGATGATCACCTTCCCGTCACGACAGACAATTTCGTCTTGGTAGTAATACACATCTCGACCATCGGCCATCTTCGTCAGGTGAAGACTGTGAGAAGGAAGGTGGCGACGTCTATGATTGGCATAATAGAATGCGATTCCTCTGCacgccgccacggccaccaccacccgccGGCGACACCTCCACCGCCCTGGAGCACCTTGGGCTCAAGAACAACGCGTAGTCATCCAAGCTCGTCATCGCCGCCCATCTGTAACCGTAATCGTTGGCAGCCGCTGCTGGCATCGCCGCAGGCTCGTTTCTGACGAGCTCAAATACCCTGAAGAGGAATCTCCCGGTGTccaccgccatggccggcTTGTAGGCTTAGGACGGCCACGGTGTCTATGCCAGTGAcggccacgccgccgtcctcgtTTACGCCGATGTCAAACTTGAGCAGTGTGACCATATCAAGGTTATGTGAGAGTTTGACTCCATAGAGCTCCCCGTTGCAGAACGCTATGTCGGCGAGCTGCATGCCTGCCGTGGTCCAAGTCCAACCGGcccctgctcctcctgctTTGTCTGCGGCGCAGCCATTGGCAAGTCTGCAGAGAGCGATTGTACAGAGGGTGATGGCTGCAAGGATGCAGCCGGTGGAGTCGGGTTCCTGGGAGAAGACGATTTTGGAGATCCTGGACGGGTCGGCTTCGTGATCCCCAGGATCGACCCTCCTCTGCTTTGCGGGGAGCGAGAcctcggcgccggagaagagatTCAGGATCTGCAGGACGGTGCCGGCTGAGGCGGCCGCCACCCATCCGCCGTCGTGAGATCCGAGGATCCACCTGCAGCGGGCCCGCGGCTGCGCGGGGTCCGCCGCCGTGGTGGGTTGAAGCCGGAGGCGAAGACGAATTGGCGGATCCGTCCTCCGGGGAGTAGAGTTCCTTGGTCCTCGCGCGGTCGCATGTcgaaaggaggaggagcgggagaggcggcggcggcggggtccaGGACGCGACGGCGCGCCACGGCCTGCAGACGGCGGCGAAGCGCACGCGGCACAGCGGGGAGGTGATCGCGCCGTAGATCAGGGCCAGGAGTTCGTCGGGGAGCCGTCGGATCCTGctactgccgccgccgccggtggtcgCCGTTGTATACTGAGTCAGAGTCCAGGTATAAATCCTGTGATTATTGTGACTCGAGCGAGATGGGGTCGCAGCAAGCAGATGGGCTGGATGCAGGCCTGGCTGGTCAGAAGATGGGCCAGAGAGAGGTGGCccaaggaaaaaataaaagagaggGAGGAGTCCTGGAAAAGAAGAGCAGGCCGGAGTTGGGCTGGTTTGCTGTTGAGGCAACATGGCCGGAGCAGGTCCAGTAGAAAGAGAgtagagagagaagaaagTTGGGCTAGATGTATTTTTGGCCCAATAAGTTAAAGTAagaaaaccaaataaattaTAAACCAAACAAAAGAGCAAGTAtaaattaattcaaattttgaattccacaaaaaaataattcagtGGTCACTTTTAGGAGAAAACTTTTGAAAACTCAAAACTCAACAAATCAGTCTTTTACTCCACTTTTTGTTGCTCTTCTCTCCGCTCCCCTTCTTCATGCTTTCCTTTGTAACTTTTTCTCCTGGGTCGGTCCAGATTTTGGCCAAAATGTGTTTATATGTATCCCGTTTCTACATAGCAATTTCCTCCGGTAACCCCGGCCGGTGGGAGGTTTTAATGTTGCATAATCATTCCCCATAACTCTTCGATCTCGTACATCGGTACATGCACATTTTTAGTGCTCTTGTTTGTGTAGTACGGTACGGAGCCAAAATGTGTTTTACCAGTCAAATGTCAAAACTAGAAGATCTGACGAATCAAGCTTACCGTGTCCTTATCCACCTGGGCGTGGAAAGCTAATCGTACTCACtacgtttctaaatataagatgttcaaGCTTAATTTGAAAACTTATTAAAGTTTGACTTGGTTTATGGATAAAATTATCGACATCTATAACGCTAAGTTAGTTTCTTTCGATcggtcatgatatatatttttgtaatATACTCATTTGACATTGTGGGTATTTGTATactttttttgtaaaattggTGGAAACTTAAGAAGCGACTTATTAGGACAaaattagaacatcttatatttagaaacggaggtagtatgtATTTGACTTTCAcatgactaatgtgtttatgGGTTCATACAAATTGTGAACGCTCATGCGTATTGAACCTCTTGTTAATTACTTGTATAAAAAAACAATCTGCAGGTACTTGGAGCGATATCACAGAATTTTTGTTTAGAACCTATTCTCCTGTACTACTTGAAACAACACTCGAAGCAATAATATTTCAAGCAATCTAAAAGCATGCATGGTctcacaaaaaaattgaagcacTCGCGTTTTTTCATAAATATGCATGAGACGAACTTCTAATATATGCTTGAGAAGAGAGATCAAGGGGAAAGACTAGCTAATCATGTGTACTTCACATGCACGTTGGCGGATTTTGAATCAGAGAGAATTAATAGGTGacagaagattttttttaattagatGTTAAAAACTCAAACATAGACATAATCATCGATATATGGAGAGGCGATAGAGACACATACAAACACTGTTGACAGTTACACGATACTGCAGGCTATCCCTGCTCAACGaacgaacaaacaaacaaacaagtgacagcaaacaaacacaacTTAACACATACGTCGTCGTCGCCCTCGTTCTTCATTcaactcctcctctccttgcgctcacagctagctagctagccacgGTCACTTCCATTGGGTGCAATTCCGGTGGTGATGATTACCGTAGCATAAGCTGCAGGTAAGCTTGGGGTCCTCTTTCTTCTCACACATACAATAATCCTTGCTACCGCACTCGCTGCAATAGTAAGGGCATTTTTTTTGGCCGTGTCCTTGACCTCCACACCGATGGCAATGCCGGGTGCAGTCGTGGTAGTCATGGTTGCCCTTACAGTACCTGCACTCATCTTCGTATTTCTTGATAATTTGTCCAGTCGACGTCCGCCGCCCACTTCCATCTCTACTTGACGACATTGTTTCAGAGTTTCTAGCCTTGTAGCTTGTCTTGTGCGGTACTCACTGCGGTCAAGTTAGGATGTATATATACTGCAGGATCGAGCCAGTATATCATGCATATATGGATGAAGCATTTGCATTTGGGCCACAGC includes:
- the LOC100826867 gene encoding uncharacterized protein LOC100826867: MAAPPTSHPGPPPEPPFLQVPYELLQDIFLRLPTAADLARASTAWAAFRRVIADHKFLRCYRALHPPPLVGVIGKSFIAAQPPHPSAAAARAFADFSFSCSSFLPSTAGRSWRRLDFFEGRVLLAGGPVEGKSSIKIVVGPDVCDSQYREFLVRDLAVCDPVHRRYVLLPAVPADLAALIRKPDLLHLETFLAPGENEDDPLSFRVMCLAQCIMELVLLVFSAGGHWNALTFDRLNAEALGSVLPSEPALSDRQHVHGCFCWHLHLLNELLVLDVRMMEFSQVNLPPEQRSSGFVIVEAVEGMLGMLSVRYHDDIEDDSYWLTYSIRRNNQWQSEKVIPLPIKRWYLMRVAGGYLVIEALYKTSSQEKLNIGYFSLDIKTLQVELFAGLSKVFLPGELYASFPPSLCAPTI